In the Paenibacillus sp. FSL R7-0337 genome, TGCGGATATGGTGCTGGCGTATGCGCCGACCTGGAATGAAGGGCTGACCGCCGGACGGGGCTGGATCGCCGTGGGTCTGGTGATTTTCGCCAGATGGAATCCGCTGCGCGCGCTCTTCTGCGCCTACTTCTTCGGAGCGCTCGATTCGCTGGGCTTCCGTATTCAGCTGCTGGGGAGTGCGGTGCCGTCCTATTTTCTGAAAATGATTCCTTACGTCGTAACCATTCTCGTATTGATGTATCTGGGATACCGCAACCGCAACAAGCCCTCCGGTACGCCGGAATCACTGGGAACACCTTATATCCGTGAACAGCGGTTCTAGGCCTGAAGAGCACAGGCGGCAATATATAAATTAGAGGGATGGGGGCTGGCGTATGACTATACCGGCGGACCGGTTGACTCTGAAGCAGATTAACTCGATGGCAAAACAGGACTTCGTGGAGCAGCTCGGAGGTATCTTCGAGCATTCCCCTTGGGTATCAGAGGGGGTGTACAGCAGGCGTCCGTTCGATTCGGTGCAGGAGCTGCATGCTGCCATGATGGAGATAGCACGGCAGGCGGAGCCGGACCAAGTGCTGGCGCTGCTGAGAGCTCACCCGGATCTGGCGACAAGACTTGCAGTCAGTCCGCTCTCGGCGGCTGAGCAGCAGGGGGCCGGACTGGACCGGCTGACACCGGAGGAATTCACACAGCTTACCGGACTGAACGCTGCCTATACAGCGAAATTCCGCTTTCCGTTCATCTTCGCTGTACGGGGCAAAACGAAAGAAGACATCCTTACCGTCATCGGTGAGCGTGTGGACCGTCCGCTTAAGGAGGAGCAGGAGCAGGCGCTGCTGGAGATTGGAACAATCACTCGTTTTCGGCTGGAGGATCTGCTGGGGGCGGAATAGAGGCAGGTCACTGCATATTATAGGAGGAAGGTGACGCAAATGTCTGGAATGAACGGACGGCTGAGCACCCATGTGCTGGATCTCTCACAGGGCAAGCCTGCTGCGGGCCTGTCGCTTCAGCTCTGGCGGATGGATAACGGAGGGCCTGTGCTGCTGCGTGAGGCGCTAACGAATGAGGACGGCAGGCTGGACGCTCCGCTGCTGGCTGGAGAAGAGATGCTGGCCGGAAGCTATGAGCTGCTATTTATGGCCGGTGATTATTTCCGGGGCACTCAGGCTGGTGCCGGAGAACCGGAGACGGAGGAGGAAGCGGGGGCTGTTGTTCCGTTCCTGGACCAGATTCCGATCCGCTTCAATATGCCGGACCCCTCCGCCCATTACCATGTACCGTTGCTGGTTGCACCTGGAGGATATAGCACTTATCGGGGGAGTTAACACGGCAGTTAAGTGTACCGCTGCATCTAATCTTAAGCCAATAGACCGGAGGTGGGCCTATCATGAAGGAAGAAGGTTATGAGCTTATCATCAGGAACGGACAGGTGGTCCTGCCCGAAGAAGTCCGCAGGCTTGAGATCGGAGTGAAGGATGGCAAAATCGCTGCACTGGGCGAAGACTTAAAGGCCTCGTCCGGGACCAGAATTCTGGATGCGGAAGGACAATACGTGCTGCCCGGTATGATCGACATGCATGTTCACTTCAATGAGCCTGCGCTTGGTCACTGGGAGGGCTTCCGCAGCGGGTCGGCTGCTCTTGCGGCCGGCGGCTGCACCTGTTATGCGGATATGCCGCTGAACGGGAATCCGCCGACGGTGAGTCTGGAAGCGCTCCGGCTGAAGGCGGAGGCCGCAGCCGGGAACTCGGCGGTGGATTATGTGCTGTGGGGCGGCCTTATGCCAGGGAATCTGGAGGAGCTGGAGGGACTGGTGACAGCGGGCGTTACCGGGTTCAAGGCCTTCATCTCGAATCCCGGCGGTGAAGGCGAAGGGCGGTTCCGTGAGGTGGACGATGATACCCTGTATCAGGGGATGCTTCGGATCGCCGCAACCGGCGGGATTCTCGCCCTGCATGCGGAGAGTGAAGCGATGACTTCGACGCTTGGGGCGGCAGCACTGCGCGCCGGGCGCAGCAGCGCGCGGGATTTTGCGGCTTCGCGCCCTCCGCAAGCGGAGCTTGCGGCTGTAGCCAGGGCGCTGCTGTATAGTGAGCGGACCGGCTGTAAGCTGCACTTCGTCCATATCAGCACAGCGGCAGCTCTGGAGCTGATTCATGAGGCCAAGCTGCGCGGCCTGGATGTGACCGCAGAGACCTGTCCCCATTATCTGATTCTGGATGAAGACAGCATGGAGACCCTTGGGCCGCTGGCCAAGTGCGCTCCGCCTCTTCGCAGCAGCGGGGAGCGGGACCGGCTTTGGACGGCGCTGGCTGCGGGGCAGGTGGATCTGGTTGCTTCCGATCATTCCCCCTGTCCGCCCGATTTGAAGCTGGCACCCGGTCTGTCGTTCATGGAAGCCTGGGGCGGGATTTCAGGAGCCCAGAGCAGTCTGGAATTGATGATCCATGAAGGTGTTCATGTGCGCGGCTTGCCGGTTACGCAGATCTCGGCGCTGCTCTCCGGGCTTCCTGCCCGGCGGTTCGGGCTAGAGGGGCGCAAGGGCTCTATCTCTCCCGGGCTGGATGCCGATCTGGTACTGCTTGATCCAGATGCAGCTTATACTCTGCGCGCAGAGGATCTGTTGTACCGTCACCGGCATAGTCCCTATGTCGGAATGACCTTATCCTGCAAGGTAACGGCAACGATCTGCCGGGGCAATACGGTCTATACTGCTGCGGAAGGCGTTGTTGCCGGCAGCGGAGGAGAATGGCTGCGGATCAGGCACAGCCAGCCCGGGCTATGAAGCCGGACGTCCCGCAAGTCCCGGCCGGGGAGATGCTGAAGCTGCTGGATGAGCTTGCAGCCTACAGCGCTCCGGGTCCCGGGGTTACCCGGCTGCTGTATACGCCGGAGTGGCAAGGGGTTCAGCTTTTTTTGCAGGAGAGAATGGCTGGACTCGGGCTTGAAGTCCGGATGGATCAGGTGGGGAACATCTATGGCACACTGGCCGGTTCTCAGGTCAGCGATAAGGTTATCCTGACCGGCTCGCATATCGACACGGTAGTCAATGGCGGACGGTATGACGGCGCTTATGGAGTAGCGGCTGCTGTAACTGCGCTGCATTATCTTCTGGAGACCTTCGGTCGGCCGCTGCGGACGCTGGAGGTAGTATCCTTCTGCGAGGAAGAGGGCAGCCGCTTTCCGCTGACGTTTTGGGGCTCGGGGAATGTAACCGGGCTTTATAACGGGAAGGAATGTATAGACTGCGCAGATGCGGATGGAATCACGCTGGCGGCTGCGATGGCGGCCTGCGGCCTTGGGGAGAGTGAAGGGTTGGCTGCTGAAGCTGCGGCGGGTCTGGAGCAGAGTGGCGGAAGCGGGAGTGGGGAACCGGAAGCTGGAGCAACAGCGGGTCTGCAGGAAAGCTGCTGGCACAGTAATAGTCCTGTGCGCAGTGATATTGCCGCATATGTCGAGCTGCATATTGAACAGGGGATTATTCTGGAGCGGACATCCCGGAGAATCGGGGTCGTGCAGGCCATCGCCGGACAGCGGCGGTATCTTGTCAAGGTCGGCGGGACGGCCAACCATGCAGGGACTACGCCGATGGGGTTAAGGCAGGATGCACTCGCCGGGAGTGCGGAGATGCTGCTGGCGCTGGAACGGTCCGCCCTGGCGGAGGGCGATCCGCTGGTAGCTACAACGGGGCGGCTAGAGGTCTATCCGGGTACATCCAATGTAATTCCCGGCGAAGTGCAGTTCACGCTGGACAT is a window encoding:
- the uraD gene encoding 2-oxo-4-hydroxy-4-carboxy-5-ureidoimidazoline decarboxylase yields the protein MTIPADRLTLKQINSMAKQDFVEQLGGIFEHSPWVSEGVYSRRPFDSVQELHAAMMEIARQAEPDQVLALLRAHPDLATRLAVSPLSAAEQQGAGLDRLTPEEFTQLTGLNAAYTAKFRFPFIFAVRGKTKEDILTVIGERVDRPLKEEQEQALLEIGTITRFRLEDLLGAE
- the uraH gene encoding hydroxyisourate hydrolase; translated protein: MNGRLSTHVLDLSQGKPAAGLSLQLWRMDNGGPVLLREALTNEDGRLDAPLLAGEEMLAGSYELLFMAGDYFRGTQAGAGEPETEEEAGAVVPFLDQIPIRFNMPDPSAHYHVPLLVAPGGYSTYRGS
- the allB gene encoding allantoinase AllB; its protein translation is MKEEGYELIIRNGQVVLPEEVRRLEIGVKDGKIAALGEDLKASSGTRILDAEGQYVLPGMIDMHVHFNEPALGHWEGFRSGSAALAAGGCTCYADMPLNGNPPTVSLEALRLKAEAAAGNSAVDYVLWGGLMPGNLEELEGLVTAGVTGFKAFISNPGGEGEGRFREVDDDTLYQGMLRIAATGGILALHAESEAMTSTLGAAALRAGRSSARDFAASRPPQAELAAVARALLYSERTGCKLHFVHISTAAALELIHEAKLRGLDVTAETCPHYLILDEDSMETLGPLAKCAPPLRSSGERDRLWTALAAGQVDLVASDHSPCPPDLKLAPGLSFMEAWGGISGAQSSLELMIHEGVHVRGLPVTQISALLSGLPARRFGLEGRKGSISPGLDADLVLLDPDAAYTLRAEDLLYRHRHSPYVGMTLSCKVTATICRGNTVYTAAEGVVAGSGGEWLRIRHSQPGL
- a CDS encoding Zn-dependent hydrolase, coding for MAADQAQPARAMKPDVPQVPAGEMLKLLDELAAYSAPGPGVTRLLYTPEWQGVQLFLQERMAGLGLEVRMDQVGNIYGTLAGSQVSDKVILTGSHIDTVVNGGRYDGAYGVAAAVTALHYLLETFGRPLRTLEVVSFCEEEGSRFPLTFWGSGNVTGLYNGKECIDCADADGITLAAAMAACGLGESEGLAAEAAAGLEQSGGSGSGEPEAGATAGLQESCWHSNSPVRSDIAAYVELHIEQGIILERTSRRIGVVQAIAGQRRYLVKVGGTANHAGTTPMGLRQDALAGSAEMLLALERSALAEGDPLVATTGRLEVYPGTSNVIPGEVQFTLDIRHSEAGVLERFCAAILAEFAELGLRRGLTLEVQPLLVTAPAPMDLELRAALEEICLQQEKPYLSMVSGAGHDAQLFAPRCPAAMIFVPSQGGISHSPGEYTSPEELAAGLEVLTAILYRLAYE